GACCTGAAAATAGTGTGGAATGTTGAAAGTTTTACTTTAGTCAACGTTAATCGACGTTGTCCATCTACTATCGGCTAAGCTAACTTTAATATtgtgtctttttttttaaattttcatttgttttgaaaataaaCGTTTTATTTCTGTATCCAACTATACACCCAACTGTCGAATTGAATTGAGAAACTTTTAGCTTACCTTAATTGGTAACAATACCTACAATATTGATTTACGGTGATACATGTACCTTCTTTTTGTaatagacaattttttttagtaaagaAAAGTTTAGGCGGTGAATGGTTATTTTTCACCATCAGTATCAGGTATACTCATAATCTTAAGATGAAAGGACTTATCCGTAGCACCTACCTGCCATTTGTAATCTTTATGTATTTACGTAGGAATTTACATATTGCGCACCAACAAGGAATGCAGACAGCGAGAGTCAAACTTTGATGGGACGACACATGACAGAGCTCTTACTAAATGAGCCAACACTCGTTGGCTGTAATAGAAAATTCTCACTCCATCAAGTTTCTATATTCCCTTTCGACAAGAAAAAAAGTTTCCATATTCCCTTATATCGCCTTTGTTCTCTTTTTGAACAAAATAGGAGCGTACCCTATGAACCTTCACCATTCCCTTAAATTACTTGACTTTGGGTTGTACTGGTCAAGAATGTTAGAGAATAAGATTTCACATCCGGTCAtagataaataataaattcataACATATGAAAGTTGCAATCTCTAACATCACCAAggtctttaaaataaaattcaacacCTAGTAATGAACAGTTAAGTTGAGACACTatcgatattattgataatggACTTGCATAAGCCTACGAATTTATTATTGTATCAAATTAGGCTATACTTTCGACACCTCCTAAACCAGATTTACTGGCCTCAAATTTGCAGTTTGCAAAGTTTTAGATAAGTCGAATCCAATATaatatatatcattttatttttgtggttaaTAGTTGTAGCCGAGTTGTAAAGAAGACCATTAATTTATTCGAGTTCCTTCTTTGGATGCTTGGTGGGTTGTCCCTTCTCTAAAATTGGTTGTCATCCAAAAATTCTGAGTAGAAGAAAATGTTTGTCCACATTTCTCAATTGGTCAACAAATATAAAGAAGGCGACATGAGTTTGTGGTCAGAATTTACGAAACCGTGCCCTTGTCGGTTAAGTTGGGATAGGGTTAAGTTAGGAGAAGGAACTCAAAAATCTGTCCGGACATTTcggaaagcagaaagaaaacgACTGCAGCCGACTCCCCCTAATTTTATACCACGGCCTTTTAGGCCGCCTCTTCGCATTGGATTAAAGCCAAATTAGTCTTTATAAATACCAACGGCGTATGGAAGAGCATTCTGGATAGGATTGAACAGTCTGgactaattttcttttgtaattactTGATGCTCATGTCCATATAAAGTTAGGATTCCTTTTCCGAAGActgtgaggaaaaaaaaaaatatccgaATTTTTCAGAAAATTATTTGTTAGGTTGGAATAAGTTTTTGAGCAACCAAATAGAGAAGTTTTTCGCTCCTCTAATAAAATTTTGTAGCATATCGGGATTATTTGTTTGGTGTAGAATTCGGAAATTGAAATTTTGCAATACATCGAAAATGGTGTCATGAAAATGTACAATTCATATATAGTGTCATGCAAGCGCGAGCTGAAGTTTTAAAAGGAAGGGGAACAACGAGAGTCAAAATTAAGCCGAAAATGTGGAGTAAGCTCATGTACCATCACACCTATAAGTCTCAACCTCATGTATGACAAAACACCTTCTAAATTCTTAATTGTAGTAGTTTGACATATTGAAGAAATCTCTAGGGTTTGAACGATGGATTTGGGTGTTTGCATGTTTTGCATTGCACTCAAAGGATTCGAACTTACCCAATTAAAATACAACACTTGAAAGATTTGTCATTTCCAACATTGTACATTTCACATTTGGTAGTGAAAACgaagtggaaaagcaaaaagaaatataataaaAGCAACCAAACTGGCGGACTTTACATTTCATTTACTTTACCCATACATATCCAATCCAGATGATTCATAATATTTAACCCGAAATACACCAAGTGGCATTGCATTCTTCAATTCAAATTATGGGCATGCACTGCACGTCCATCTTCCCGTTGGGGACTGTTTGGATAACTCATAACAACAAGAGGATGCTGAAACGACTGTGACGGCGTTGCCCCCTACACTACAAACATCAATGCATTAAGGAGGACACGCTTAACCATCTTTGTTGAAAATGTGCACTAAAGATGGGGTCGCATGACCCAATTTTATTGCTTGCCTCCGTATTCCTAGATGACACCAAACCATAGGTCGCCATTGTTGGCTAATCTCTCTCTTTAACTTCGACTCTTTGTCCCTTTCTCACTCctttttcaaatccaatccaataaacTATGAGATATTTCAGTGTCTTGGACAACTTGTTATTATACAATTAATGATACACTTTAGAAAAAACTTTTGTATAATTGTACAATGACATGTGATGTTCCGTCCTATGTTTCAggaacactaaaaaatctcGAATCCCCAAACaagttggacttggattggatcaAATCCTCGGAattggatcctcgccggatccctTTCCTAGGAATCCTAAGGATCAAAGCACACGGACCGTTGATAAAAAATCGTGCGGTCACAATTAaatgctttttatatttttaaaagtaaaacaatCTTATTTTacgtgaaaaatataaaaaaaaattacgacCACACGATTATTAATTAACGGTTCGTATGCGTTGATCCATAGGATCCTTAGAGGGATGCTGCGAGGATGCAAATCCCAAATCCCCCGCGTTTACCGCCGTCAACTTCTGCCAATCCCACCGCCTTCAACTAGCCACGCGTCCGCTACCCGCTGGCCCACCAAAGCGAGACTCAATCTAAGTGCCTTCCAACTCGGCACGCTTTTTGGTCGCCAACCAAATCACGCGGGGTTAACCATGTGAGACATGCCCCCACCTTCCGACACGTGGTGTGAAGGTCACGTGAGCTACCCACTCCACAGGTGCGCGGGACACGTGGGATCATCACAGTTGTGCGGCGGTGCCTAACAAGCCACTAGGATGCAGCCATGTTGGCCGTAcagtagtggtggtggtggagttgCATGATCCGACGACGGGTGACTGTTGGGATGGGTATGGTTAGTTGGCTTAGCCGTAAGTTCTCGTGTGTGTATGGTAGTCTGATATGCCCACCCCATCAAAAGCAACCAAAAGGCaagaaaagtttggtgtttaattatttaaaaaaagatTTGGACGTAAAATTGGGTCCTTGTATTTGCACTCAACATACACTTAGTTTGCAAACCAAGCGTAACCATATTATTCAGAATTAATTTGCTCATTTTTTACATCCGAGTTTGAATTTATTTTTCGAGTATAATGTGTGTTAGATGTGAAGTATATTATAAGTAGACGGATCACTAGAGGTATAGATAAAAAGAGCGACTTCAAGTTAACAAGTATTCTGCTTTGCCAGAGTCAAgaaaaacatttattttatgtAGCCCTATCCATGATTTTCAAAAAGGTTGTTTCCACGATTcgaaatcgtgattttttttgtCACAAAGAGGTAACTTTTCTGCTGTAGTACGGCTCGCCTTACAAGTGGTGTGGATACAATTGTAAAAATACGAATTGGCTTGATTGATTTGatttaattaatataaaatgaagTTGAATTAATCAATCAATAAGCTATACGGTGTTGGTTAGTTAGATTTGAATAAATAAAGGTAGAATGCTGGTTTTAACCGATTTAAGAAAGTCGGCCGGTTTTCGATATGGATGAATGTCCAACAGCTTATGGTGGGATAAACAAGAGCTCACGAAACAAGTAGATAGTTGCAATCGTGAGTGCATGTAACCATTTTTATTGGGAGCCAATAGTAGAAGCGcaaatttgtattttatttattttttaatatctaATAGATAATTTTGTCGTTGATGTTGCTTTATTTGACCTTGGGAGGAAAGTCAACTGTGGGCTAGGAGTGGTGTCCCAGCAAGGAAGCATGCTTTGAGGCAGAAAGTGGGGGATTATTGGCTATCATGCACCGGATGCTAAGGATTGCCCCCAACTTTATCCACTTGTTTAGACAGGATTGAATCGGAATCTATGTAAGACGTCATAAAACATGTTACCGCCAGTTGTTCACATTGCGTTGTATCAAGGCTAAAAAATAGGCATCAGCTATAAATTTGACGCAGTTCAAGATGTTGTTGtggttttttatatatatattcgataTTATAATTCAAACCTCCCAAAGAAAAACtacgaaaaaagaagaaaagcgtTTTGAACGAAAaaatggacttggattgtctgccctccaattTCTGTGCCCtcctcgtgccctcctgtttttgtggtcacggttaagccacgtcaacattttatattactatttctttttgttttattatttttataaaaaaataatataaaatattgacgtggcttaaccgtgaccacacaaaacagaagggcacggggagggcacctaaatgggagggcagacaatccaagtcccgaAAAAATACCTGTGAACGACTAAAAGTAACATATTTCGAGATTGTAGCCAGGGTCTTGTACATTTTAATATTCTTAGTTTCTAACTAgaagaaactaagaaaaatacGAAGTGATTAGTTGGATAACCAACGTCAAAGAAAAAGATTAGGTCGACGAATTTTCTAGCCATCAGTTTGCCCAGTCCACGTCCACGTTGTGCGACTTAGAATTATACCAACAAAATAGCACTGTTACAaatcaactcaaaagaaaacaaattgacCTTGTAGATCATTTTTATTAGCTCTTTGAGCATCATTATGAGAAAGTTTTTGGATAAATGGTCAGGGTGTTCACATGATGTTACTAATTCATATGAACTCCCTTTAAAATCAATCAGCAATAGTTAAGGTGTCATCTAGACGTGGCAAAAGGGTTGTATTTGTCGTGTTCATGTCGTTTTTAATGTCATACTCATTAGTTTATGGGTTGTGTTGTGTCAATCATGTTATCTTAACGAGTTTTTAACATGTGACCTAATAACGACTTGATTcgttaacaggtcgtgtcggATTGACACGTCATGCAAGAAATTGTTATATCTAATGTATAGATCTAGCAAACAATATCTTACCAGGTTCTTAACACGTAACCGGACtcattaacgggttcttaacggggtAACCTGATAACGTCCCCCGACTTGTTAGCGAGTTCACCCGAAACTTGTTGCTTTCATGTTGTTTTATGTCTGATTAACTGATCGTGCAATCATTTATCATATTAATAATAACGAAACTTATATAATATAacataaataaaatgataataCTTGACGATAGAAAAATGTCAAATTATTAAGATGAGAATCACTTTTATAATGGCATCGACATTATTATCTGAAATTGATCGTTGAGAACAATCAAACCATTAAAAAAACACAACAATGTTTTTGTTCTTGAAATTCTTAGCGTGCTTGGATAATATTGCACGGATGATAACAATATCCCAAACCCAAGTCACAATTCACAAAACCATTTTATTGTCCCATCAATCATCATAGTGCACGACAAGCAACACCAAAAGATTCCCAGCACAAGAAATTTGGAACAAAGATTATAACTTTGCACCCCGCGACGTGCACAACTTAAACTCATACAAGATTAGCGCATTAAACTTTAAACACCAACGTCATTAATCAATCACTTGCAAGTCCTAGATTAACAACCTCGTTCTAGTTAAGATTAAGATTCTTTTTGTGTCGACATTTTGTTGGTTGTTCATGCTTCGTGACTCATAACCAGTATTTAAAATATTCATGAAATTGTCGTTATTTTTGTCGAAATATCTACAAAATCAAGAATCGATATGGTAGGGGAGTGAAATGCAAACTTCAACCTATATCGGCaagatacaaaaaaaaaacaataaattttgATGCATTTACCGATTCACAAATAGAAAATATGCAGGAACCGTTGcatatttcaaatttttgagAAATGTTCTCTAATTTCGACTAAATCTGAATAAGTTGGCATGCTAAACCATTGCAAATTCCCATAATTTTTGTCGAACGCAACCGTTATTGACATCGATATATCCACCAATATTTTCATATACGTATGAATATTTCCAcctacatcaatattttaaacaaAGCTCATGACCTATCCCACCTACATTAATCTcataaatatattaaaataataatccaTTGAGACTAATAGGGTTGGAATTGATTAATATAAACATTAGTTTAAGGAAATAAAGACCAGCCTGCCTGCCCTGTTCGTAGTTTATGTGGATAGACATTACGTGAGGGGATGGCCACAGTTGTTCCTGTCTTTGGCAAGTCAAatgatcattaaaaaaaaaaaacagtaaatgTTGCTTAGCATGGGGCTAAGGGGACCAGAGGGACCTAATATTGGGAAAGATTGAGGCATGAAAGGAGCAAGCTAACCCTACCTTTGCACAAGTTCATCACATTATGTTCTTCGTCAGCTCTGCATCTCGAAATTCAAAATTCTAATGATATACGAACTGTTGCAGATGTCGGTTCAGCCATTTAACTAGGATAGCATACCGACCCATTGTACACGATATCGATATCTGAGACTCAAATAAGAGCTTAAATTACGTTTGCAAACAGTTTAAGCATAACGTGTATCAAAGTATGGTCAAATGAGGATGAATAGCAGGACCACAGGGGTTGACCTGcctagctaatcatcttctcatCTAATTTGTGCAATTAGTTGTGACTTTGTTATCGTATCACCAATTAAGTAAAGGACCAGAAAGTCATAAAACTAAAACATAATGTATTTCATTCTCGAAAGCATTTATACACACTACCAAAAGACCCTTATTACACCTTCGTCTACTTAAAATAATAACTTCAGGGCACGTTTGGTGGACTGGTTAGGATaagattttttatattttggactGGTTAGGTTAGGATTAGAAGGGATAGGTTAGGCTATTCGTCTACTGTTTGGTGGAGACTAACACAATTGGCTTAGGATTGGATTGAAAATCACTCGACCCACCCACCCACTCATCGACCACCACCCAACCCACGCTGCTCTTAACCCACAACCCGTCTAAACCAAAACCCGTGACCCATGACACCGGCACAGCTCGCGGCTGACCCACAGCAGCGCTCCAACAACCCCACAACATCGGGGCTGCTCACGTCGAGATTTAGAGAAACAGAGGTCCACGACGTTGGCGCTGATCAGCGACAGCCCAGCACGCTGGTTGGGGTGATGTTGAAGTAGGCTGATGCGTGCCAGGGAGGAGCAGGAAAGGGATCTCTGAAAAGGATCTCtagatcccttcctcctaatctaCTAAGTTCAGAAATCCGGACAGTTGATATTTAGCTAACACTATATTTCGacgagggaaataaacttggaatttggataaaagtcagaatttataaattgacatgcaccaattctcttgtttggattTATAACATAGAAATTTATAATTTCcgcatggaaaaaaaaacatggaattTGGGACTTCcaatttccaagtttaaattccatgtaaatatgtgtcatttttcaatttctatgattgggagtttaaaattaacaaattcaattttcaattccattgttcttttaagttaaccaaacaacaaaattcacaaattctagaaaataaatcccttcatttcaattttggtcattttaaaattccttagtaatcttaaatttcttcatccaaacatagtgtaaagttattataacttttaaagtgaaccattaattataaccgttagattaaatttcaacgatccagaTCACCGAACTTGGTGAATTAAGAGGAAGAGATCCGGTGGAGCCATTAGTATGATAATGACGGGCAAAAAGAAATGATGACAGAAAGAGGAGATGAAGATGAACGACGCTGCTCCTGGTCAGCTGGCATTGCCTCGCGAAGAAGGGATTTGTAACATGCGTGTAATCTGGGCTAGATAACATACGCAAATGCAAGAGGCATTACCAAGTGCTTTTCCAAAAAGCACTAAAAGTTACTTCCTGTAGTCTCAGCCTGAAATATTCTCAACAGGTTCTGGACACCACTAAATAAATGGTACACAACATAAACTAGCGAAACATTATATTAATAAACAAAATATCCAACACATCACTACCAAAAAATTATATCCGAcgttaaaaaaagtaaaaattatagTGCCCCGCAAAAAACATAAACCACGCAAATGTAAATTTCCATATCCTCAAGTTCTCAGCTATGAACCATAACTACTTAATCATCAAACAAACTGAAACCCATTTCCTCGTCGGATTCCTCTTCGGGCTCGggcttcttctcttcctccttagCTGCTGCTGGAGCACCTCctgaagcagcagcagcaacagggGCTGCAGCAACTGCAAACTTGCTTGGGTCCTGCATTGTTAACCCACAATTAATCACTTGCCAACAAGAATGAACTGAAACGAGCAATGACGAAAAGCAAATGGACACAAACAGTTGAAAAATAGCACAATACCTTGAGAAACTCCTTGACCTTCTCTGCTTGTGGGAAGGAATATTCGGTGGCAATAGAAACTGCCAACACGTTCTTGTAGGCATTGAGGAACATGTGTGGTGCAGCTGCCAGGGTGGGGTATGAGATGGCCAACGCCAATGAAGTGACCATCGAGACACCAGAAGCAAACTTCTCCATGAGATCATCCTCAGTCAGATCAAGCACCTCTGGGCTGAAGACGGAACCGTTGTCATACACCATCTGGACAACAAGACCATATGAGAATGGCCGGATTCCAAGCTTGGCAAGGAGGGCAGCCTCAGAAGAGCCAACCTTATCTCCCTTCTTGATAAGTTCAACAGGAGTAATGATTTCAACAGTACCCTTGTTAATCTTGGTGGGGATGTTGAGCACCTGAAATGTGTAACATACCAAGTCAGAACTACTAAACCCACAAAAAAGTAATCACCATTTATTGTGAATGATTATTACACACCTGGAAGAAAGAGGTCTGAGATGGGTCAAGACCAGTGTTACCAGGAGGAACCACCACATCAATTGGAGCAACCAAACCAACACGAGCAGGGGCTCCAACCTattcaattcaaaattaaaTACAGCTAGCAATTAGATAGATATagtaaaacacaaacaaaatggGATCGATtggaaaactaacaaaaaaataacatgAGGCAAACTAAACCCATGTAACCCATGTATAATCATCCAAGTCAAAAAAATACAGATGTCTCCTTTAGTTAAGGTATACTCGAGAAGCAGTAACTCTAGAATAATTTTTTcagaagtttttttttccctGAAAAATGTAGGTCTCATGGCCATGCCCAAGTAGTAAAGGCAATGATACTGCTCCACAAGGCGATGGGATATGACAACACTGTCAACGGAGGAGCTCCCAACCAAAGCTGGGAGGACCATCAACATCAACAGCAATCTATATGCGACGTTTACTTACAGAATATACAGGCATAAGTAACCTGCTCGTTAACTGCTTAGTTAGGGACGGATCAATGTCTCCCGTCAGGAAGTCACAACAAAACCATCAAAAAGTTCGTAGAATAAAGACAATcttcaaaaaaatattaaaaaaaacctaaagatATGAAGAAAACAGAGAGCAGATTTTGCTTATAAGCATAGAACTGAGATACAGAGGCGCAGACTAAAACCCTGGATAGCAGAAAATCAGAGCCGAGTCTAGCCCAATTTTACTCTAATCCAATGTATCATGTTCTACTATACAATAAGCAATACAAAACATTACAAATGAgatgcaaaataataataagagcATGAACTCAAGCATACACAACAGATCAAAATGCTTAACCATGTACATAATCATAATTGAAAGTAAATGGTCTTGTTGGATTTAAAAACATTTGAAAACAGCATAACCAGCATAATTTTACTGTTACGGGTAGTTCAACAAATTGAGTTTCGTATTGATCATAAATACACTAAATTTCATACCAATTTGAAATCTACACAACAAACAATTACAGATTATAGTTTCCTATCACATAATTCGCATCTTAAATCACTACAACAACTAAAACGCATTAAAATTGATAATATCATGAATTCGAACAACGAAAAAGGAAATCGAATTCGGTTACCTTGTACTTTCCAACCTCTTCGCTGACTTCCTTCAAATCACCCTTTGTGAAAATTAGACCGACGTTGCCCTAAAtcccaaaaacaacaaaaaaaataagaaaaccaACGCATACGAACAAATCAGCAACAACAAATGGAGCCGAAAAACGTACCACAAGGAGGGGGACGAGGTTGAGGTAGGCACTGTTGCCCGTCTTCTCCGCATGGATCCTGACGGACCTTTTCATCATCGTGTTCTTCCCCATCAGAACGACGGAATCTCCGCGCAGCCCCTTGCGGATGTTCTGGAGCTGCTTGGAGCCGACGTTGTCGGCGGCGACAATGAGGACCTGGCCATACTCGTCGAGGAGGGAGCAGAGCTTGGAATCGTAGGCGATCTTCTTGTCGGCCTTGGAGGGTTTAGGGGCCATTGCGATTTAGGGGGATTAGGGCTTGTGAAATTAGTGGAAATTGGAAGTTTGGGAAAGAGAGCAAGACCAAAACCGAGGGCCAAGACGAAGCGGCGGCTCTGTCAAGGCGGACAGCGACGGAGCCGTCCTTTAACCTCTCTTTTTACTGAGAGACTAGGGTTTTGGAGGAACTAAGAAAACCTAGAAAGCTTGGAGGCGGGAGGAACAGGAAAACTGTTGATAGTGAGGGTTATATAGTGGGGTGGAGGGAAGGAGATATGTAAACCTAGATCGGACGGTTGtgaattagttttgttttttggatcTGCTGGCTGTGATGGATGGGCCGTTTTGGTTTTAAGTAAGAATTGGGCTCATCGAGTCCTAGGCCCAAGTGAGACGACCCTTTAATAGGCCCAAAAATAAGTTGCGAATTCAGCCAAGTTTTCGAACCGATGGTATTGCATTTGAAGAATAATCTTACCGAAAATTTTACCTTAGAAAACTCTGGGCCCGTTTGGAATTGCTTCTGGAATGGGTTAGAAGTGCTTATTGGTTATTGAAGCTCTTTCTGGAAAAGCACATGCACGACTTTTTCAGGAAGCACTTTATGGAATTGCAAACCATTCAAAACATGGAAATGGTTGATGGACGTTACGGGGGCTACCAAACAGCTTCAAGGTCTGATGTGTAAGATGTGAGTGTCAAGGAGAATGAGTTCTTGTTCTCGACAAATTGGTAGCTCAGATTATGAGATCATTTTGAGAAAATATCGCTCCTACTTGGTTAAGATTAAGAATCCTAATAACATGCAATTATATTCAAGTAACCTTATCAAGTTTTGACAAGAGTTCAATATCAAGAAGGACTATACCGAAACCCTAATCAGTGTGGAATATCCAAGGTATCGGTTAATAGGCCTAATATCAAGGAAGATTGGATATATATAGAGAGGTCCCCGCACTCACAACACCCATCCTTTTTTAGTGAACCCTATTCTAGCTAGATTATTGGTTGTTGAGTGTAGAAGACCTTCTTTCATTCTTTGCAGCAATGGCAAGCTCTTCTTCAGGTAAGCATACCATCTTTACGTGTGCATGTCATTGTATGCATGTGATTCTATGCATGCAGTGTTCAAATCACCAACATGTGGTA
This region of Malus domestica chromosome 07, GDT2T_hap1 genomic DNA includes:
- the LOC103424477 gene encoding large ribosomal subunit protein uL10, with amino-acid sequence MAPKPSKADKKIAYDSKLCSLLDEYGQVLIVAADNVGSKQLQNIRKGLRGDSVVLMGKNTMMKRSVRIHAEKTGNSAYLNLVPLLVGNVGLIFTKGDLKEVSEEVGKYKVGAPARVGLVAPIDVVVPPGNTGLDPSQTSFFQVLNIPTKINKGTVEIITPVELIKKGDKVGSSEAALLAKLGIRPFSYGLVVQMVYDNGSVFSPEVLDLTEDDLMEKFASGVSMVTSLALAISYPTLAAAPHMFLNAYKNVLAVSIATEYSFPQAEKVKEFLKDPSKFAVAAAPVAAAASGGAPAAAKEEEKKPEPEEESDEEMGFSLFDD